One window from the genome of Nicotiana tomentosiformis chromosome 5, ASM39032v3, whole genome shotgun sequence encodes:
- the LOC138893131 gene encoding uncharacterized protein codes for MDTICIIVAFNGRWTADYKYLDHQTKFVLVPEAIRFEDFINQVFEVIELDRNKFEAIIWFDINLGTSKGMLVSKDLDLHACIELLKSHSLFKGFRFIADVSERVFGSTSTFEHVNIETQQDNQDKCQQTMEIDVVKPQPITKEVLQIFDSIQVEGQSIIEIDNKQALGIQVLESAPVIEEVAEKISTQLTRRTSNSKQKESPTTILRENASLDEIQVGSIFNKKKSIINYFSNIAIKGHFEFKVVRSSSTRYSLKFNDDRCRWCVRAFRIKDSTLFKIVKIEKNHDCSVNTMKADQRHATLKLISGYIIDNIRDPRFEVTPAFVMAEMQKLHGLDIGYHKTRRAIQRASALIRGTPEENYELLSSYLYMMKSKNPGTYTNIKIDDNNRPVIVVDATFLKSKYRGVLMISVSKDANNQIFPLAFGIAESENNNSYEWHQSITYGIAKVYPESHHGICIYHLEQNLKRRKVKSDVIKLFQSASRVYRLKEFDLYMSDIAKIDKKTFDYLMEEPPERSKGDAYIKNDGFHPSEATTLMRISIIAFIMIFYMHICIITLIINCIFANLNTGLSLFVPFMRFVKKLQ; via the exons ATGGATACAATATGTATTATAGTTGCTTTTAATGGTAGATGGACTGCAGACTATAAGTATCTTGATCATCAAACAAAGTTTGTTCTAGTACCTGAGGCAATTCGATTTGAAGATTTCATCAACCAGGTCTTTGAAGTTATTGAATTGGATAGAAACAAGTTTGAAGCAATAATATGGTTTGATATCAACCTGGGAACAAGCAAGGGAATGCTTGTATCCAAAGATTTAGATCTTCACGCATGTATAGAGTTACTAAAAAGTCATTCACTCTTCAAGGGTTTTCGTTTCATTGCTGATGTTTCAGAAAGAGTTTTTGGCTCTACAAGCACCTTTGAACATGTCAATATAGAAACTCAACAAGACAATCAAGACAAATGCCAACAGACAATGGAAATAGATGTGGTTAAACCTCAACCAATAACTAAAGAGGTGCTTCAAATATTTGATTCTATTCAAGTGGAAGGACAAAGCATTATAGAGATTGACAACAAACAAGCTTTGGGTATTCAAGTCTTAGAGAGTGCACCAGTAATAGAAGAAGTTGCTGAAAAAATCTCTACTCAACTAACTAGACGAACCTCAAATTCGAAACAAAAAGAATCTCCAACTACGATATTAAGAGAAAATGCTTCGTTGGATGAAATACAAGTGGGATCAATATTTAACAAAAAGAAGAGTATAATTAACTATTTTTCGAACATAGCAATTAAAGGACATTTTGAATTCAAGGTTGTTAGATCAAGCTCAACAAGATATTCGTTAAAATTCAATGATGATAGGTGTAGGTGGTGTGTGCGTGCTTTCAGAATTAAAGATTCAACACTATTCAAGATAGTAAAGAttgagaaaaatcatgactgctcAGTTAATACTATGAAAGCTGATCAAAGGCATGCAACTTTAAAGTTGATTAGTGGTTACATTATTGACAATATTCGAGACCCAAGGTTTGAAGTTACACCAGCCTTTGTCATGGCAGAAATGCAAAAATTGCATGGACTAGACATTGGTTATCACAAGACGCGGCGTGCTATTCAACGTGCTTCAGCTTTAATAAGAGGAACTCCTGAAGAGAATTATGAATTATTGTCTTCATACTTGTATATGATGAAAAGTAAAAACCCGGGAACATACACTAACATAAAGATAGACGACAACAACAG ACCAGTGATTGTTGTTGATGCAACTTTTTTGAAGTCAAAATATCGTGGTGTTTTAATGATTTCAGTTTCAAAGGATGCAAATAACCAAATATTCCCACTAGCCTTTGGAATTGCAGAATCTGAAAATAACAACTCCTATGAGTG GCATCAATCTATTACATATGGCATCGCAAAGGTATATCCTGAAAGCCACCATGGGATttgtatttatcatttggagcAGAACCTAAAGCGAAGGAAAGTGAAAAGTGATGTCATAAAACTTTTCCAAAGTGCTTCAAGAGTATACAGGCTCAAAGAATTTGATCTATATATGTCGGATATAGCAAAAATTGATAAGAAGACTTTTGACTACTTGATGGAAGAACCACCGGAAAG AAGCAAGGGAGATGCCTATATTAAGAATGATGGATTTCATCCAAGTGAAGCTACAACGTTG atGCGCATCTCTATAATCGCTTTCATAATGATCTTCTACATGCACATCTGTATCATCACATTGATCATCAATTGCATCTTTGCTAATTTGAACACTGGGTTATCTCTCTTTGTTCCTTTCATGAGGTTTGTCAAGAAGCTTCAATAA